In Fibrobacter sp. UWR3, the genomic window TCAGCGACAAGTACATCGCTAAGATTCTCGGCATCCGCGAAAAGGACGTGCGCAAGAAGCGTACCGAACTCGGCGTGGTCGAAGGCTGGTGCGCTGTGCCGGTGAGCGGCGTGAAGGACCAGTACTACTACTACAGCACCTACAACTGCAAGGACGAATCTACCGCCAGCACGAACCCGAAGAAGATCATGATCCTCGGCGGTGGCCCGAACAGAATCGGCCAGGGTATCGAATTCGACTACTGCTGCTGCCACGCTGCAATGGCCCTCCGCGAAATGGGTTACGAAACCATCATGGTGAACTGCAACCCCGAAACGGTTTCTACCGACTACGATACTTCCGACAAGCTGTACTTCGAACCGGTTTCTTTGGAAGACGTTCTGCAGATTTACCACAAGGAAAAGCCGGCTGGCGTGATCGTGCAGTTCGGTGGCCAGACTCCGCTGAACATCGCCCGCGCCCTGAGCGACGAAGGCGTCAAGATTCTCGGTACGAGCATTGACTCCATCGATATCGCCGAAGACCGCGACCTGTTCCGCAAGATGATGGACCAGCTCGGCATCCCGATGCCGGAAAGCGGCATGGCCACGAACATCGACGAAGCCCTCGCTTGCGCCAAGCAGATCGGTGGCTACCCGGTGATGATCCGCCCGAGCTTCGTGCTTGGCGGCCGCGGCATGGAAGTCATCTACGATGAGAACATGCTCCGCGAATACGTGGCGAAGGCTGTCGGCGTGACCCCGGATCGTCCGCTCCTCATCGACCGCTTCCTCCACAACGCTCTCGAATGCGAAGCCGACGCCCTCTCCGACGGCGAACACGTCTACATCCCGTCCGTGATGGAACACGTGGAACTTGCCGGTGTCCACTCCGGTGACTCCGCCTGCATCATCCCGCCGGTGACCATCACCAAGGAAAACCTCGCGACCATCAAGGATTACACTAGGAAGATTGCTGAAGCCCTCCATGTTTGCGGCCTCATGAACATGCAGTACGCCATCGAAGACGGCAAGGTGTTCGTCCTCGAAGCCAACCCGCGTGCAAGCCGCACGGTGCCTCTGGTCTCCAAGGTTTGTAACACGCAGATGGCCCGCCTCGCAACCCGCCTGATGCTCGGCGCCAAGCTCGAAGACTTGAAGCTCAAGGACAAGAAGTTCAACCACCACGGCGCCAAGGAAGCCGTGTTCCCCTTCGACAAGTTCCCGAAGGTGGACCCGGTTCTCGGCCCCGAAATGCGCTCCACGGGTGAAGTGCTCGGCCTCTCCGACGACTACGCCCTCGCTTACTACAAGAGCCAGGAAGCCGCAGGTTCCTTCCTCCCGAACGAAGGTGCCGTGCTGATTAGCTTGTCCGACAAGGTGAACCTTGCGGACCAGGCTATCGAAGTGGGCAAGGAATTCGAAAAGCTCGGCTTCAAGATTTACGCTACCGAAGGCACCGCCAAGTTCTACGAGAAGGCCGGTGTCAAGTGCGAAGTGGTGAACAAGATTGCTGAAGGCCGCCCGAATGTCCTCGACATCATCCTGAACAAGCAGGTGAACCTCATCATCAACACGCCGTGGGCAAAGCGCGACGCCATCAAGGACGAAAGCGCCATCCGCAAGGCCGCCATCAAGTACAAGGTGCCTTACATCACGACGCTTGCCGGTGCCTACAACACCGTGAAGGGCATTGCCGCTGCTCGTAACGGCCATGGCGCTGTGAAGAGCCTGCAAGAGTATCACGCTTCTATTGAAGAGGTGTAAGGATTAGGGGTGAGGGGAAAGCCTTCCCCTCGCTTCAGCCCCGACCCCGCCCTTATAATCACGCCCACTCAAAAGAGTGGGCGTTTTCTGTATACCCACCCCAGTCGGGTCTTCCGCTACCCCTTCTAACGGGTGCTCAAGCGCCGCACCCGTAACGCCTGGGCTTGTCCCGCCCACCCGCCCAAAACAGAAGACCATTGCTTTATCAGCAATGGCCTCCTGTTTGCATAAGTTGTTTATTAAATCCTTTACATCTCGTCCGCGAGTTCTTTGGAAAACTCTTGAATGGACCGAACTGTGACCAGCGGAAAGTCGATGCTCTTCAGAATATCGAAATGCCGATCGTTAGAAACGATGTATTCTGCCATTCCGCAGATAGCACAATCAACGAACTTGTTGTCGTCTGGATCTTGCGTAATCAAGTTGAAACGCCAAGTCGGAGTTGTTCTCACAAGGTTTGAGCGATTGGTTAAGGCTTCCATTAAAATGGTTGCCATGCGACTTGAAATTTTCTGGGAAATAATTTCTTCGTACTCAAGAAGTATCTCTGGCGATACGCAAATTTCCAAGTCCCCGTTCAAGAATTCGGTCCATATTTGATGATATGGACTTTTAGACGGGAGGCTCATCAACAGGCAGTTTGTGTCAAGGCAAATGCGGCGCAAGGTTATACCTTGGAATAGGGGGTTCTCCAGTGTTCTTTGCCAATCTGCTCAATAGCGTCTGCGCCTAGCACGCCATCATCCCACAGAGCGTCTGCTTCTTCTTGAACCTTCTTGGCATAGTAATCAGCAAGAACAGCCTTCAAATCCTGTAAGGCTTCTGCATCTTTGCAAAAGGAAAACATCTCAAGAAGATGTATCTGAGTCGGATTTAGCGTTTGTGCTGCTGCCATGGTGGACCTCCACCCTAAATATACCTTTTTCACCCCATAAAGGCAAGTTTTAGGGGAGTTCATTCCAAGTTGGAATATGTATTTGCTTGGAAAATTGTGCTTTTGGCATCATTTTCGCTAGAAATTTTGATGGAAATGTGTTTTTTGCTGATTTATTAGTTGTTTTTAGAATGAAATAGAGAGTTTTGCTCTTGTTCTCTAAGTGAAATCTAGACAGTTTCCCTAAGCGAGAATAAGGCGGACGCTCACGCAGGTATGCCGTTTTACGGTATGCTTCAGTTTGCTGTATCGGCTTATTAGCCGATTGTTGGTCGTTAGACCAAGGGCAACAGCCCTTTTGGGGCGTGGGTCGTTTGTGTTTATCGCTTAGAGGCAGTCTAGAGCCCCACTTAGGTAAATGCAACGATCTGCGCCTTTTTTGTATCTATACAAAATTTGGCAAGAATCCTTGTTGAACAAGGGCTAACTCAGAAAATCTTTTTTGGAAAAAAGGATGAATATGAGAAAAGTTTTTCTTGCCGCATTCATTTCTTCGCTCGCAGCTGCAGTGTGCTTTTTGGCATACTCCTTCATCTTCAAACATGAAGATGAAAAAGATCAAGTTTCTCGGGAGCGCTAGACTATGTTTTGTTCTAAATGTGGGGCAGAGATTCCTGAAAATAAAAAATACTGTCCTGATTGTGGAGCCTTTAATGCTAAGTATAAACCGATTTCAAACGAATCGGTTAACGAGGAAATTAGTTCGCAGAACGATGACGAACAAACCATGAACAGCTTTGCTGTGTGGCTTGTTGCTTTTTTCTTTGGCTGGTTAGGAATCCATAATTTTGCTACCAAAGCGCCTGTTAAGGGATGTTTAAAAATCATTCTGACGAGTATAGTTATTTTCACTACAGGGGTGGATGAACGGGTAGAGTTATTTCGGGATGTTGTTTGTATAGGCTTATTGGCGTGGATTGCTTATGACTTGTTCTCCATGGTCCAAAATAATAAGCTTTATCCGACCGTTGGTTATGTTTCGAGTATTCTATATGTTG contains:
- a CDS encoding putative toxin-antitoxin system toxin component, PIN family → MRRICLDTNCLLMSLPSKSPYHQIWTEFLNGDLEICVSPEILLEYEEIISQKISSRMATILMEALTNRSNLVRTTPTWRFNLITQDPDDNKFVDCAICGMAEYIVSNDRHFDILKSIDFPLVTVRSIQEFSKELADEM
- the carB gene encoding carbamoyl-phosphate synthase large subunit, which encodes MKIEGIDKVLIIGSGPIVIGQACEFDYSGTQACKALREQGYKIVLVNSNPATIMTDPVMADATYIEPLNVARLTQIIEKERPQALLPNLGGQTGLNLASALSKAGVLDKYGVKVIGVNLDAIERGEDREIFKETMQKLGIDTPRSGICHSVEEAEKIVAEIGYPVVVRPAYTMGGAGGGFCYNVEELRTICSNGLELSMTHQCLIEESILGWEELEVEVVRDSKNQMIAICFIENIDPVGVHTGDSFCAAPFLTIDKKLEEELKEKAFKIVESIGVIGGTNVQFAHDPKTGRVVIIEINPRTSRSSALASKATGFPIALISAKLAAGLTLDQIPYWRDGSLEKYTPSGDYVVLKFARWAFEKFRGVDDCLGTQMKAVGEVMAIGKTYKETLQKAIRGLENGRSGLGFAKDFNKKSKEELLEMLKTPSSERHFQMYEAIRKGATDEEIFAATYEKAYFVQQMRELVELEEEMLKTPGRLPSDELLIKAKKDGFSDKYIAKILGIREKDVRKKRTELGVVEGWCAVPVSGVKDQYYYYSTYNCKDESTASTNPKKIMILGGGPNRIGQGIEFDYCCCHAAMALREMGYETIMVNCNPETVSTDYDTSDKLYFEPVSLEDVLQIYHKEKPAGVIVQFGGQTPLNIARALSDEGVKILGTSIDSIDIAEDRDLFRKMMDQLGIPMPESGMATNIDEALACAKQIGGYPVMIRPSFVLGGRGMEVIYDENMLREYVAKAVGVTPDRPLLIDRFLHNALECEADALSDGEHVYIPSVMEHVELAGVHSGDSACIIPPVTITKENLATIKDYTRKIAEALHVCGLMNMQYAIEDGKVFVLEANPRASRTVPLVSKVCNTQMARLATRLMLGAKLEDLKLKDKKFNHHGAKEAVFPFDKFPKVDPVLGPEMRSTGEVLGLSDDYALAYYKSQEAAGSFLPNEGAVLISLSDKVNLADQAIEVGKEFEKLGFKIYATEGTAKFYEKAGVKCEVVNKIAEGRPNVLDIILNKQVNLIINTPWAKRDAIKDESAIRKAAIKYKVPYITTLAGAYNTVKGIAAARNGHGAVKSLQEYHASIEEV